From the genome of Tachypleus tridentatus isolate NWPU-2018 chromosome 6, ASM421037v1, whole genome shotgun sequence:
tattcaaaatataaattttggggttttaaaatttaatagcaCACAGACATTTTCAGTCGAGACTTTCCCGTTGAAAGAGGGCACCTTCGTTGAGAGCCAATGGAGAACGTTTAGCAGTGTCGATGGGCCGAGGGTATTCATAGGCCGAGAAGGGTTTACCGAGGTTGGCATGGTCTTCAGTGCTCATTTCCAGCaactaaaatatcacaaaaaaacattgttttaattatagaAAAAGTGATTATAAATGTGTTTGGTACTGAGAACTATAACAATCCAAAGAGAATGAATCAATATGCccataatatttcataattaacaaATTCCTTTAAGAATAGACAAACtatcttttaatacttttattggtaagcagagaacaggttaacaaagagagagtttgcaactgaccgttgccgagcGCATTtctcagggacgagagtataaacgggtatgggattgtagggggcgatgcagttggatgttaggttattaattagtacaggtataaaggttttcctttatattggtttaattttggtttgagttcttgtataagtagggactatttgattttgcgtttgtttatatttgtttccctacttagtatctgggtgttttctatgattatgttgtgtttatttgacttccAGTGTTaagaaacgtgtgaaggtgtttttcgtgttctttgaatctagtttccattttttctacttgtttctccagtatagaagtcgtggcagttgttgcattgtattttataaattatgttggtgttgtgtttgtcagtgcagttttacatagtatggactttagttttttacctggtttttgaataaatgtgaTGTTTACTgcaatgttgtgttttgttttaagttttttcctaatgttggtt
Proteins encoded in this window:
- the LOC143254548 gene encoding uncharacterized protein LOC143254548, which encodes MVFRSTILVLVILALASSWLAHARYLPTRADQTRKEQIKDILRMLLEMSTEDHANLGKPFSAYEYPRPIDTAKRSPLALNEGALFQRESLD